From Lolium perenne isolate Kyuss_39 chromosome 5, Kyuss_2.0, whole genome shotgun sequence, a single genomic window includes:
- the LOC139830994 gene encoding histone H1-like: protein MIKEAIAALKDRTGSSSVAIAKYNHEKHGKSLPANFKKMLSVQLRGSAAKGKLVKVKASYKLSEAAKKDSPKVKAVAKPAKDAAKPKKKDAAKTKKNDAAKPKKAVAAGTKRKAPEKKLIAKAKKSPAAKAKAKPKTVKSPAAKKARKVAAA from the coding sequence ATGATCAAGGAGGCGATCGCGGCGCTCAAGGACAGGACCGGCTCCAGCTCGGTCGCCATCGCCAAGTACAACCACGAGAAGCACGGCAAGTCCCTGCCGGCCAACTTCAAGAAGATGCTCTCCGTCCAGCTCCGCGGCTCCGCCGCCAAGGGCAAGCTCGTCAAGGTCAAGGCCTCCTACAAGCTGTCTGAAGCCGCCAAGAAGGACTCGCCCAAGGTGAAGGCCGTGGCAAAGCCGGCCAAAGACGCTGCCAAGCCCAAGAAGAAGGACGCTGCCAAGACCAAGAAGAACGACGCCGCCAAGCCCAAGAAAGCGGTGGCCGCTGGCACCAAGCGcaaggcgccggagaagaagctgATTGCCAAGGCCAAGAAGTCCCCTGCGGCCAAGGCAAAGGCCAAGCCGAAGACTGTCAAGTCACCGGCTGCCAAGAAGGCCCGCAAGGTCGCTGCAGCTTGA